A single Acidaminococcus sp. DNA region contains:
- the uraA gene encoding uracil permease has product MKQRRIIQVDEKLPLLETLPLSLQHLFAMFGATVLVPFLLNVDPSTALFMNGVGTLVYLTICKWRLPSYLGSSFAFISPVLAVCKTPGLTYGDAQGGFIAFGLCFILIGLLVRKVGTKWIDVLFPPAAMGAIVAIIGLELAPMAMNMAGFMEPVKGMTNVQAMEISSATLIITILATILGKGFISIIPILIGVVSGYVIAYALGVVSFASVAQAAWFSAPTFYRPSFHINAIMMILPALFVVLAEHLGHLFVTSDIVGRDLIKDPGLHRSLIADGISNVLSGLVGSTPNTTYGENMGVMAITGVYSTWVIGGAAVLAIIFSFVGKIAALIHNIPGPVMGGVSILLFGFIAASGLRMMVERKVDYTKPKNLILTSVTLISGLSGASVIIGPVQLKGMGLATVVAIITSLAFLIFERLGWVEKE; this is encoded by the coding sequence ATGAAACAACGACGTATCATTCAAGTGGACGAAAAACTGCCTCTATTGGAAACGCTGCCCCTGAGCCTGCAGCACCTCTTTGCCATGTTCGGTGCCACAGTGCTGGTACCGTTCCTGCTCAATGTCGATCCATCGACGGCGCTCTTCATGAACGGGGTAGGGACGCTGGTCTATTTGACCATCTGCAAATGGCGGCTGCCTTCTTATCTGGGCTCCAGCTTTGCCTTCATTTCGCCGGTACTTGCCGTCTGCAAGACTCCGGGCCTGACCTATGGCGATGCCCAGGGAGGCTTCATTGCTTTCGGTCTCTGCTTCATCCTTATTGGTCTCCTGGTCCGCAAAGTAGGCACCAAGTGGATTGATGTGCTTTTCCCGCCGGCCGCCATGGGCGCCATTGTAGCTATCATCGGTCTGGAACTCGCACCGATGGCCATGAATATGGCTGGCTTCATGGAACCTGTCAAAGGGATGACTAACGTGCAGGCCATGGAAATTTCTTCGGCTACGCTCATCATCACCATCCTTGCTACCATTCTGGGCAAGGGATTCATCAGCATCATCCCGATCCTGATTGGTGTCGTGAGCGGCTATGTCATTGCATACGCACTCGGCGTTGTTTCATTTGCTTCGGTCGCACAGGCAGCCTGGTTTTCTGCCCCGACCTTCTATCGTCCCAGCTTCCATATCAATGCCATTATGATGATTCTTCCGGCACTTTTCGTCGTGCTGGCTGAACACCTGGGACACCTCTTTGTAACGAGTGATATCGTAGGCCGCGACCTCATCAAAGATCCGGGCCTTCATCGTTCCCTGATTGCTGACGGTATTTCCAACGTCCTGTCCGGTCTCGTCGGTTCTACGCCGAACACGACATACGGCGAAAACATGGGCGTCATGGCCATTACCGGCGTCTACAGCACCTGGGTTATCGGTGGCGCTGCCGTACTTGCCATCATCTTCTCCTTTGTCGGCAAGATTGCCGCGCTGATTCACAATATCCCGGGTCCTGTCATGGGCGGCGTCAGCATCCTGCTCTTTGGCTTCATTGCTGCTTCCGGTCTCCGCATGATGGTGGAGCGCAAAGTCGACTACACGAAACCGAAGAACCTCATTCTTACGTCTGTCACTTTGATTTCCGGTCTTTCCGGTGCCTCCGTCATCATCGGCCCCGTACAGCTCAAAGGCATGGGCCTTGCCACAGTTGTGGCCATCATCACGAGCCTTGCCTTCCTGATTTTTGAAAGACTGGGCTGGGTAGAAAAAGAATAA
- the guaA gene encoding glutamine-hydrolyzing GMP synthase: MENLQHELVLVIDFGAQYAQLIARRVRECGVYCEIIPYTYTLEQIKAKNPKAIIFSGGPSSVYAENTPTVDDGVFKLGIPLLGLCYGHQLMAKKLGGVVAHAGTAGEYGKTAVVLDTETRLFSGIEKNNICWMSHQDYVEKVPEGFVVAGHTSECPVAAMINEDKKFYGVQFHPEVMHTPFGKKMFSNFLFDICGLSGDWTMSSFAQTQIEAIRKKVGNKNVLCAMSGGVDSSVAAVLVHKAVGNQLTCIFVDHGLLRKNEGDQVEKVFKKDFDMNIIRVNAKDRFLGKLKGVSDPEKKRKIIGEEFIRVFEEESKKIGHVDYLVQGTIYPDVVESGGTGTSATIKSHHNVGGLPKDMNLGLIEPLRTLFKDEVRAVGEELGIPSELVWRQPFPGPGLAIRVLGEVTEEKLAIVREADAIFREEIAKAGLDRSIWQYFACLPNIRSVGVMGDFRTYTNTIALRAVNSTDGMTSDWAHIPYHVLDIVSRRIVNEVPGVNRVVYDITSKPPATIEWE, encoded by the coding sequence ATGGAAAACTTACAGCATGAGTTGGTCCTGGTCATCGACTTCGGCGCCCAGTACGCTCAGTTGATTGCCAGACGTGTCCGTGAATGCGGGGTATACTGCGAAATCATTCCGTACACCTATACCCTGGAACAGATCAAAGCCAAGAACCCGAAAGCTATTATTTTCTCCGGCGGCCCGAGCAGCGTGTACGCTGAAAATACCCCGACTGTCGATGATGGAGTCTTTAAGCTGGGGATTCCGCTCTTAGGTCTCTGCTATGGTCATCAGCTCATGGCCAAGAAACTCGGCGGCGTCGTAGCCCATGCCGGTACGGCCGGTGAATACGGCAAGACGGCTGTCGTGCTCGATACGGAAACGCGCCTGTTCTCCGGCATCGAAAAGAACAACATCTGCTGGATGAGCCATCAAGATTATGTCGAAAAGGTACCGGAAGGCTTTGTCGTAGCCGGCCATACCTCCGAATGCCCTGTGGCTGCCATGATTAACGAAGATAAAAAATTCTATGGTGTTCAGTTCCATCCGGAAGTTATGCATACGCCTTTTGGCAAAAAGATGTTCAGCAACTTCCTGTTTGACATCTGCGGACTGTCCGGCGACTGGACCATGTCTTCCTTTGCCCAGACTCAGATTGAAGCTATCCGCAAGAAGGTCGGCAACAAGAACGTGCTGTGCGCCATGAGCGGCGGCGTCGATTCTTCCGTAGCTGCCGTACTGGTTCATAAGGCTGTCGGCAACCAGCTGACCTGCATTTTCGTAGACCATGGTCTGCTACGCAAAAACGAAGGCGACCAGGTCGAAAAAGTCTTCAAGAAAGACTTTGATATGAATATCATCCGCGTGAACGCTAAAGACCGTTTCCTGGGGAAATTGAAGGGCGTCAGCGATCCTGAAAAGAAACGTAAGATCATCGGGGAAGAATTTATCCGCGTCTTCGAAGAAGAATCCAAGAAGATCGGCCATGTCGATTACCTGGTACAGGGCACCATTTATCCGGATGTTGTGGAATCCGGCGGTACCGGCACCAGCGCTACCATCAAGAGCCATCATAACGTAGGTGGTCTTCCTAAAGACATGAACCTCGGCCTCATCGAACCGCTGCGCACGCTCTTTAAGGATGAAGTTCGTGCCGTCGGTGAAGAACTCGGTATCCCGAGCGAGCTCGTATGGCGTCAGCCGTTCCCGGGACCGGGCCTTGCGATCCGCGTCCTCGGCGAAGTCACCGAAGAAAAACTGGCCATCGTGCGTGAAGCCGATGCCATCTTCCGCGAAGAAATTGCCAAAGCCGGTCTTGACCGCAGCATCTGGCAGTATTTCGCCTGCCTGCCTAATATCCGCAGCGTCGGCGTTATGGGCGACTTCAGAACCTATACCAATACCATAGCCCTTCGTGCCGTCAATAGCACCGACGGGATGACCAGTGACTGGGCCCATATCCCGTACCATGTACTCGATATCGTGTCCCGCCGCATCGTCAACGAAGTGCCGGGCGTTAACAGAGTGGTATACGATATCACGAGCAAACCGCCTGCGACAATAGAGTGGGAGTGA
- a CDS encoding aldehyde dehydrogenase family protein: MQMLIGGKETGASDGKTFEVLNPTTHEVIDTFPAATKEDIDTILENARKGSREWAAVPLWKRIDILKECIHAIEEHRDELGKSIVRELGVPISQVQGEINTAAARATASTEGARFINGECYPPSNCSASEEDLIVTVREPLGVVLAIIPFNFPVATFCTKVWPALLMGNAVVAKLPSDDPLTIIKVTKLMLSCGVPGNALQVVTGSGSVLGRWLNTDSRIDAISMTGSTQVGASVAVDAGKNLASCALELGGNDPLIILPDADIDYAVSQAIANRSNRSGQICHSSKRFIVHSSLKDEFTRRLVEELRKKKVGDPMDPDTVFGPVVSERAAANIEKQINLNVEEGAKVLLGGKRFNKTFIEPTVLDCPHEAEAAHSMEIFGPVWTVLSYDTVEEAIELANDTMYGLSSGVIGKDMGTMLHIAQNIQAGTCVLNGGGSYAAPYSPFGGYKKSGLGRQSAMENLKEFSQIKTIVFRHSF, encoded by the coding sequence ATGCAAATGCTGATTGGCGGAAAAGAAACAGGAGCTTCTGACGGAAAAACATTTGAAGTACTAAATCCGACGACTCATGAGGTCATTGATACGTTTCCGGCTGCCACAAAAGAGGACATTGATACGATCCTTGAAAATGCCCGCAAAGGCAGTCGTGAATGGGCCGCCGTTCCTCTCTGGAAAAGAATCGACATTTTGAAGGAGTGTATTCATGCTATTGAAGAACACCGTGATGAACTGGGAAAGAGTATTGTAAGGGAACTCGGAGTCCCCATTTCCCAGGTACAGGGTGAAATCAATACGGCAGCTGCAAGAGCCACGGCCAGCACGGAAGGCGCCAGATTCATCAATGGGGAGTGCTATCCTCCTTCGAACTGTTCCGCGTCTGAAGAGGATTTGATCGTCACTGTGCGGGAACCACTTGGCGTAGTGCTTGCAATCATACCCTTTAATTTTCCGGTAGCGACCTTCTGCACGAAGGTATGGCCGGCACTTTTGATGGGAAATGCGGTCGTCGCCAAACTTCCTTCTGATGATCCTCTCACGATTATCAAGGTGACAAAGCTCATGCTTTCCTGCGGCGTACCGGGAAATGCGCTGCAGGTCGTTACCGGCAGCGGTTCTGTTCTGGGCAGATGGCTGAATACGGATAGTCGGATTGATGCCATTTCCATGACAGGGAGTACGCAGGTTGGCGCGTCAGTCGCCGTAGATGCAGGGAAAAATCTTGCAAGCTGCGCCCTTGAACTTGGCGGCAATGATCCGCTGATTATTCTGCCGGATGCCGACATCGACTATGCTGTAAGCCAGGCCATCGCCAACAGAAGTAATCGCTCCGGTCAGATCTGCCATTCTTCTAAGCGCTTTATCGTACACAGTTCGCTGAAGGACGAATTTACGCGCAGATTGGTAGAAGAGCTTCGTAAGAAAAAAGTCGGAGATCCGATGGATCCAGACACCGTATTTGGCCCTGTTGTATCGGAGAGGGCTGCCGCAAATATAGAAAAGCAGATTAATCTCAATGTGGAAGAGGGGGCTAAAGTTCTCCTTGGGGGGAAACGGTTTAACAAAACCTTTATTGAACCGACCGTGCTCGATTGTCCTCATGAGGCAGAAGCCGCACATAGTATGGAAATCTTTGGCCCGGTATGGACCGTGCTGAGCTACGACACTGTGGAAGAGGCCATTGAACTGGCCAACGATACCATGTACGGACTTAGCTCCGGTGTCATCGGAAAAGATATGGGCACCATGCTTCACATTGCCCAAAATATCCAGGCAGGAACTTGTGTCCTGAATGGCGGCGGTTCTTATGCGGCTCCTTACTCTCCGTTTGGTGGGTATAAGAAAAGTGGATTGGGAAGACAGTCTGCAATGGAAAATCTCAAGGAATTCAGTCAGATTAAAACGATTGTCTTCAGGCATTCATTTTGA
- a CDS encoding uracil-DNA glycosylase family protein — translation MTKGSCLKRKGENTMHDCNEAEQKLLKLYHDMSIGTRDECKDCHDNINNLSDPISCWCVGKDFYKNPKRILFVGKNARGNPGTKENGFRNTFQATRNYLWDESWPYWSYTREITQTIFGDDSVEHIAFTNIIKCNNSSGNDTTPDLVKENCILKFKILQNEIKIINPTHIIFYTARNYDAYILKVFDTNSYKILYNDDRKQIGSHNTMCWQEATADIDNQSFHILRTGHPQFKKRIDFVNEVSKWIKDN, via the coding sequence ATGACAAAAGGAAGTTGTTTAAAAAGAAAAGGAGAAAACACAATGCACGACTGCAATGAGGCAGAGCAAAAATTGCTCAAGCTGTATCATGATATGAGCATCGGCACACGCGACGAATGCAAAGATTGTCATGATAATATCAATAACCTATCCGATCCGATTAGTTGTTGGTGTGTAGGTAAGGATTTTTATAAGAATCCCAAAAGAATTTTGTTTGTCGGTAAAAATGCAAGAGGTAATCCAGGTACGAAAGAAAACGGTTTTCGTAATACTTTTCAAGCTACTCGTAACTACCTTTGGGATGAAAGCTGGCCATACTGGAGTTATACCCGGGAAATTACTCAAACCATATTTGGCGACGATTCAGTAGAGCACATCGCATTTACAAACATTATTAAATGCAACAATTCGTCAGGAAATGATACGACTCCGGATTTGGTTAAAGAGAATTGCATCTTGAAGTTTAAGATTCTACAAAATGAGATAAAGATAATCAACCCTACACATATCATTTTTTATACAGCCCGGAATTATGATGCTTATATTCTTAAAGTCTTCGACACTAACAGCTATAAGATTCTTTACAATGACGATAGAAAGCAGATAGGAAGCCATAATACTATGTGTTGGCAGGAAGCCACCGCTGACATAGACAATCAATCATTCCATATCCTTCGTACCGGCCATCCGCAGTTTAAGAAAAGAATTGATTTCGTCAATGAAGTATCTAAGTGGATTAAAGACAATTGA
- a CDS encoding helix-turn-helix transcriptional regulator, translated as MDERCISKEKLETTGFSYTLSLINGKYKMTILYTLMEFGVVRFNEMQRYIGGISFKTLSSTLKELERDGLVHREEYPQIPPKVEYSLTERGKSLMPILDQMCEWGDRHRVKKVDKN; from the coding sequence ATGGATGAAAGATGCATTTCAAAGGAAAAGCTGGAGACGACCGGTTTCAGCTATACTCTCTCTTTGATTAACGGGAAATATAAAATGACCATCTTATACACGCTGATGGAATTCGGCGTCGTACGTTTCAATGAGATGCAGCGCTATATCGGCGGTATCTCGTTCAAGACGCTGAGTTCCACGTTAAAAGAGCTGGAACGTGACGGGTTGGTCCACCGCGAGGAATATCCGCAGATTCCTCCCAAAGTGGAATACTCCCTTACGGAACGGGGCAAAAGTCTGATGCCCATCTTGGATCAGATGTGTGAGTGGGGAGATCGCCATAGAGTGAAAAAAGTGGATAAAAATTAG
- a CDS encoding flavin reductase family protein: MTKDLGVKPYLFPMPTYMIGTYNEDDTVDVMMMAWGGICAEDMVALNLEEDHKTTANIRKRKAFTLAIPGTDTLKESDFFGIATSNKMADKFERSGLHAVKSTRVDAPIITEYPVTLECEAVEFQDQPYGLRILGKIVNVIADEKVLDEKGRIDAGKINAFAFDQMQNGYYAIGEKVGQAWHSGVEFMKKVSK; encoded by the coding sequence ATGACAAAAGATTTGGGCGTGAAACCCTATCTGTTTCCGATGCCGACTTATATGATCGGTACGTACAATGAAGATGATACAGTCGACGTCATGATGATGGCCTGGGGCGGTATCTGTGCAGAAGATATGGTGGCGCTGAACCTTGAAGAAGATCACAAAACGACCGCCAATATCAGAAAGAGAAAAGCCTTTACGCTCGCTATCCCGGGGACGGATACGCTGAAAGAATCTGACTTTTTCGGCATTGCCACGAGTAATAAAATGGCTGATAAGTTTGAACGCAGCGGCCTGCATGCCGTGAAAAGTACACGCGTCGATGCTCCGATTATTACGGAATATCCGGTAACGCTGGAATGCGAAGCCGTAGAATTTCAGGACCAGCCCTACGGCCTCCGCATCCTCGGCAAAATCGTCAATGTTATTGCCGATGAGAAGGTTCTCGATGAGAAAGGGCGCATTGATGCCGGTAAGATCAATGCCTTTGCCTTTGACCAGATGCAGAACGGCTATTATGCCATCGGCGAAAAAGTCGGGCAGGCATGGCACAGCGGTGTCGAATTCATGAAGAAGGTGTCTAAGTGA
- a CDS encoding flavodoxin family protein: protein MSKKIVILNGSPRKRGNTAGLIASFTEGAKSAGHEVTEFFLNGMNIHGCLGCFGGHSDKECPCVQKDDMAAIYPKVKEADIIVLASPLYYWTLSGQLKTVIDRLFALEEGDGQKLRGNGKAGILLMAAEGFGFEDSLTYFNHLMNHLQWKNLGYVLAGGNMAVGDIAGKPELKKAYELGESIR from the coding sequence GTGAGCAAGAAAATCGTCATCCTGAACGGAAGTCCTCGCAAAAGGGGAAACACCGCGGGGCTCATCGCTTCATTTACCGAAGGCGCAAAAAGTGCCGGCCATGAAGTGACAGAGTTCTTCCTGAATGGCATGAACATCCATGGCTGCCTGGGCTGCTTCGGCGGGCACAGCGATAAAGAATGCCCGTGCGTTCAGAAAGACGATATGGCGGCTATTTATCCTAAAGTAAAAGAAGCGGATATCATTGTGCTCGCATCGCCGCTTTATTACTGGACCCTCAGCGGACAGCTCAAAACCGTGATTGACCGCCTGTTTGCCCTGGAGGAAGGCGACGGCCAGAAACTGCGCGGCAACGGTAAGGCTGGCATTCTCCTCATGGCGGCCGAAGGATTCGGCTTTGAGGACAGCCTTACGTATTTCAATCACCTCATGAACCACCTGCAGTGGAAAAACCTCGGGTATGTGCTGGCCGGAGGGAATATGGCTGTGGGTGATATTGCAGGGAAACCTGAATTGAAAAAGGCTTACGAATTAGGTGAATCCATTCGTTAA
- a CDS encoding zinc-ribbon domain-containing protein: MFCMKCGTKLPDDAKFCYKCGAKVPEGLSGGAETPPEPTVGKETSAAADTPAKNGAPKPITEEAAVPDEGPSEVSGESEANLPDIPGEHALISSKYHIDFPRPLALRRELWAPFNREGYRQQWFVAQHIRKNINVEDYQDPNELLKALAVIIFGGCRSSIEEAVEVLIDHGVDFVSSNDLMDKLFDHFNQTDLARGLAQDAEAIDKYLQQLGVEKEMNKANWQGGGFGITGAIKGAVEASMLNMAQDGLSSLGRAITGNTYEGRAKKFIRQRLDHRDYATMGGNIANNIISVWLVNEIVDVLVQNHKLPPFSFHTREVKSRMDNINAMLEKGRYTKDMAMQALCDCLASTGSSFSVYLAMAKLEPEAIPDILKVADSEGDALALADILWDKMHQSGSIAFPKWVESMGIEEGYNITSAAEMSVVRYLFEQFPEQYRDRVFFINGDNLTVPFYPDLEEANYYGFGDNVKFAYDGTEPLDFSAHAISFFNIHFEPPYAAVEAARVEKLREEARLAQEQGNFEEAEDAYLAGANMGDPECMYRLGLLLQGDDESEDADTWLQTAADLGHPEASWEYFQQSVREDETPDYDYLFKAAKAGHGMANFKAGEIYENGTDLEDGKDFDKAVTYYKRAAELGVEGAAEAMQRAKKALYTPEFQEALFKNYRKYQGSDEEKALDYLRRSAALGYEEARSELSAWDLKKAAEARQDGSETDWESVCALYEEAAKYNSPQGCYEFALLKEKGLGKPIDQEGAAALILQSAQYGYGPACVRMGQKEAGSGHAEEAFQWYQKGAAADDLEAYIQLGFCYQTGSGCDLNLKKALTCFRKAYAGGVNEAEASMVRADLEWGDECQAVSRFSEALACYEEAASCKNVDGMLKAAKLRGNAELQDCYDYIRAMSWYDNAAVLRPETKETKEARICLKASGSFEESMAYFARRYGSSLQGSHYHLGQEITEGILNNAMDAYGSRMGVERSDVFIVCDASNALLWGKAKDGFILTKSGYVYNSQGMTASLNDFSKIYLSDQHVLYSNTGFVFCTFKSGDCGSLDEMFASWLSETTILSDEEYNIACAYGIFKDDEETSGEARPEAQKAVDGETRTTEPAASGTQTAGGFCPQCGAPVIPGDRFCCNCGAPLAAQENPVAGGSAGPSEESLRAFVEQLSQQVGSDPTYVHCAPHIPEEKLQNVLTSYAQNMSLAPEDILVLCDSTIRGSARDGFILTKDYLISSEKGPFALKDIEWLETPESLFHAHMYVHPGKREFLSIPPDKELRAFCEGMNKLLKK; the protein is encoded by the coding sequence ATGTTTTGTATGAAATGCGGCACAAAGCTGCCGGACGATGCAAAGTTTTGTTATAAATGCGGCGCTAAGGTGCCGGAGGGGCTTTCCGGCGGGGCCGAGACTCCACCAGAGCCTACAGTCGGGAAAGAGACTTCGGCAGCGGCAGACACTCCGGCAAAAAACGGGGCACCGAAACCGATTACGGAAGAAGCGGCTGTTCCAGACGAAGGTCCGTCTGAAGTTTCCGGAGAATCGGAAGCAAACCTGCCGGACATACCGGGCGAACATGCACTCATTTCTTCAAAATACCATATTGATTTTCCGCGACCCCTGGCCCTGCGGCGGGAGCTTTGGGCTCCTTTTAACCGGGAGGGCTATCGTCAGCAGTGGTTCGTGGCCCAGCATATCAGAAAGAATATCAATGTAGAGGATTATCAGGATCCGAACGAACTCTTAAAGGCGCTTGCGGTTATTATCTTCGGGGGCTGCCGAAGCTCCATTGAAGAAGCGGTGGAAGTCCTGATTGACCATGGTGTTGATTTTGTCAGCAGCAATGACCTGATGGACAAGCTTTTTGACCATTTTAATCAGACAGATCTGGCCCGCGGACTCGCACAGGATGCGGAGGCAATCGACAAGTACCTGCAGCAGCTCGGCGTGGAAAAAGAAATGAACAAGGCCAACTGGCAGGGCGGCGGGTTCGGTATTACCGGTGCCATTAAGGGTGCCGTCGAAGCCAGCATGCTTAACATGGCCCAGGACGGCTTGAGCTCCCTGGGACGGGCCATTACCGGCAATACGTATGAGGGCCGGGCCAAGAAATTTATCCGTCAGCGCCTGGATCATCGTGATTACGCCACCATGGGCGGCAACATCGCCAATAACATTATCTCGGTCTGGCTTGTCAATGAAATCGTAGATGTGCTGGTACAAAATCATAAACTTCCTCCTTTTTCTTTCCATACGAGGGAAGTCAAAAGCCGGATGGACAATATCAACGCCATGCTGGAAAAAGGGCGGTACACCAAGGATATGGCGATGCAGGCCCTTTGTGACTGTCTTGCCTCGACTGGTTCCAGCTTCAGTGTCTATCTCGCCATGGCGAAACTTGAGCCGGAAGCGATTCCGGATATCCTGAAGGTCGCCGACTCCGAAGGGGATGCCCTGGCTCTGGCTGATATACTGTGGGACAAGATGCATCAGAGCGGGAGTATTGCTTTCCCGAAATGGGTCGAAAGTATGGGCATTGAGGAAGGGTATAATATCACGTCTGCTGCAGAAATGAGCGTGGTTCGTTATCTCTTTGAGCAATTTCCGGAACAATACCGGGATCGGGTTTTCTTTATCAATGGAGATAACCTGACGGTTCCATTTTATCCGGACCTGGAAGAAGCTAACTATTATGGATTTGGCGACAATGTGAAGTTTGCTTACGATGGTACGGAACCCCTTGATTTTTCAGCCCATGCTATCAGCTTTTTTAATATCCATTTTGAGCCGCCCTACGCAGCGGTGGAAGCTGCCCGGGTGGAAAAACTGAGAGAAGAGGCAAGGCTGGCTCAGGAGCAGGGCAACTTTGAAGAGGCGGAAGACGCTTATTTGGCCGGTGCCAATATGGGTGATCCGGAGTGTATGTACCGCCTGGGCCTTTTGCTTCAGGGCGATGATGAGTCTGAAGATGCTGATACGTGGCTGCAGACAGCGGCGGATCTGGGGCATCCCGAGGCGTCATGGGAATATTTCCAGCAAAGTGTCAGGGAAGATGAAACGCCGGACTATGACTACCTGTTTAAGGCCGCTAAGGCAGGTCATGGCATGGCCAATTTCAAGGCCGGAGAAATCTATGAGAATGGTACGGATCTGGAAGACGGAAAAGATTTCGATAAGGCTGTAACGTATTATAAAAGGGCGGCTGAACTCGGTGTAGAGGGCGCTGCCGAAGCAATGCAGCGGGCAAAGAAGGCGCTTTATACGCCGGAATTCCAGGAGGCTCTTTTCAAAAACTACCGGAAATATCAGGGGAGCGATGAGGAAAAGGCGCTGGACTACCTCCGCCGCTCCGCTGCCTTAGGATATGAAGAAGCGCGCAGCGAGCTTTCCGCCTGGGATCTGAAAAAGGCTGCAGAAGCAAGACAAGATGGCAGCGAGACCGATTGGGAGAGCGTCTGCGCTCTTTATGAAGAAGCTGCGAAATATAACAGTCCCCAGGGCTGCTACGAATTCGCCCTTTTAAAGGAAAAGGGGTTGGGAAAGCCGATCGACCAGGAGGGCGCAGCAGCGCTCATTTTGCAGTCCGCCCAATACGGTTACGGCCCGGCCTGCGTCCGGATGGGACAAAAGGAGGCGGGTTCAGGGCACGCCGAAGAGGCTTTTCAATGGTATCAAAAAGGCGCCGCGGCTGATGACCTGGAGGCATATATTCAATTGGGGTTCTGCTATCAAACGGGCAGCGGCTGCGACCTAAATCTGAAAAAGGCACTGACTTGTTTCCGCAAAGCCTATGCAGGCGGTGTGAACGAAGCGGAAGCTTCCATGGTGAGAGCGGATCTTGAATGGGGCGATGAATGTCAGGCCGTCAGCCGGTTCAGTGAAGCCCTGGCGTGCTATGAAGAGGCAGCTTCCTGCAAGAACGTGGATGGCATGCTGAAAGCCGCGAAGCTGAGAGGCAATGCGGAACTGCAGGATTGCTACGATTATATCCGGGCCATGAGCTGGTATGACAATGCGGCAGTGCTTCGGCCGGAAACAAAGGAAACGAAAGAAGCACGCATTTGCTTGAAGGCTTCCGGATCCTTTGAGGAAAGCATGGCTTATTTCGCACGCCGGTATGGTTCGTCCCTGCAGGGAAGCCATTACCATCTGGGGCAGGAAATCACCGAAGGTATTCTGAATAATGCCATGGATGCGTATGGCAGCAGAATGGGCGTGGAGCGGTCCGATGTCTTCATCGTCTGTGACGCTTCCAATGCGCTTTTGTGGGGCAAAGCCAAGGACGGATTCATACTCACAAAAAGTGGATACGTCTACAATTCTCAAGGAATGACGGCCTCCTTGAATGATTTTTCCAAGATTTATCTGAGCGACCAGCATGTCCTTTACAGCAATACGGGTTTTGTCTTCTGCACTTTCAAGAGCGGCGACTGCGGCAGCCTGGATGAAATGTTCGCGTCGTGGCTGTCAGAGACAACGATTCTTTCGGACGAAGAATACAATATTGCCTGTGCTTACGGTATTTTTAAAGATGATGAGGAGACTTCCGGCGAAGCACGTCCTGAAGCTCAGAAAGCGGTGGACGGTGAAACGCGAACAACCGAACCCGCTGCTTCAGGCACACAGACTGCCGGAGGCTTCTGTCCCCAGTGCGGGGCGCCTGTGATTCCCGGCGACCGTTTCTGCTGTAACTGCGGGGCTCCTCTGGCAGCTCAGGAAAATCCAGTAGCAGGCGGGAGCGCGGGGCCCAGTGAGGAAAGTCTCCGCGCCTTTGTAGAACAGCTGTCTCAGCAGGTTGGCAGTGATCCTACTTACGTCCACTGTGCTCCCCATATTCCGGAGGAAAAACTGCAGAATGTACTGACGAGCTACGCTCAGAACATGTCCCTTGCTCCGGAAGACATTCTTGTCCTCTGTGACAGTACGATCAGGGGAAGCGCTCGCGATGGATTTATTCTGACTAAGGACTATTTGATATCCTCAGAGAAGGGGCCTTTTGCCCTGAAAGATATTGAGTGGCTGGAAACTCCCGAGAGCCTATTTCATGCACATATGTATGTACATCCCGGGAAGAGAGAGTTTCTGTCCATCCCTCCGGACAAAGAATTGAGAGCTTTTTGTGAGGGTATGAACAAACTTTTGAAAAAATAA